The following are encoded together in the Euwallacea fornicatus isolate EFF26 chromosome 11, ASM4011564v1, whole genome shotgun sequence genome:
- the esg gene encoding zinc finger protein SNAI2, protein MPISIMAKNYSNCPLKKRPIIIDEVKEEPENLSTKPEDLIRTGRLASMSPPSSPQSSPDSRLSPVSSVSIASPPASPSAPHFYPAATKVESPRLPLYPAPISPEYVPTTWHRSIYHSAYYPVGYHYPHEGLYLPPTSPYSDSSLSPPHHQMPVQPVALRPTVYSAPIDQNSLSPNSCTNSPPPMGSAEDLSEKRKPGGIRHQCPDCGKSYSTFSGLSKHRQFHCAAGEGPKKSFSCKYCEKVYVSLGALKMHIRTHTLPCKCTICGKAFSRPWLLQGHIRTHTGEKPFSCTYCNRAFADRSNLRAHLQTHSDVKKYSCATCSKTFSRMSLLTKHTEGGCTGGSPTMLHPVVKSY, encoded by the coding sequence ATGCCTATTTCAATTATGGCGAAAAACTATTCGAACTGTCCTTTGAAGAAAAGGCCCATCATCATTGACGAGGTTAAAGAGGAACCGGAGAATTTGTCCACGAAGCCTGAGGATTTGATCAGAACCGGGCGTTTAGCTTCGATGTCTCCACCATCTTCCCCTCAATCTTCACCGGATTCGAGACTATCACCGGTTTCTTCAGTGTCCATAGCGTCTCCTCCAGCCTCGCCGAGTGCCCCACATTTCTATCCTGCAGCGACAAAAGTGGAATCGCCTCGTCTCCCGTTATATCCAGCGCCCATAAGTCCTGAATACGTTCCAACGACCTGGCATCGAAGCATCTACCATTCAGCTTACTATCCTGTGGGCTACCACTACCCTCATGAGGGTCTATATCTACCGCCCACTTCTCCCTACAGCGACAGCTCCCTGTCGCCGCCACATCACCAAATGCCCGTGCAACCTGTGGCCTTGAGACCGACAGTCTACAGTGCCCCCATAGACCAAAACTCTTTAAGCCCCAATAGCTGCACCAACTCACCGCCCCCGATGGGCTCGGCCGAGGACTTGTCCGAAAAGAGAAAACCTGGAGGAATCAGACACCAGTGTCCGGATTGCGGGAAAAGCTACTCCACCTTCTCAGGTTTGTCCAAACATCGACAATTCCACTGTGCAGCCGGCGAAGGCCCCAAGAAGTCCTTCAGTTGCAAATACTGTGAGAAAGTGTATGTTTCATTGGGGGCGTTGAAGATGCACATCAGGACCCACACTTTACCTTGCAAATGTACCATATGCGGCAAAGCTTTCTCCAGGCCTTGGCTCCTCCAAGGGCACATCAGGACCCACACGGGAGAAAAGCCCTTTTCTTGCACATACTGCAATAGGGCGTTCGCAGATAGGTCAAACTTAAGGGCACACTTGCAGACACATTCggatgtgaaaaaatattcgtgCGCTACTTGCAGCAAAACCTTCTCCAGGATGTCTTTGCTGACGAAGCATACTGAGGGGGGGTGCACTGGCGGGAGCCCCACAATGCTTCATCCTGTGGTTAAATCTTACTAA